The following proteins are encoded in a genomic region of Chelmon rostratus isolate fCheRos1 chromosome 3, fCheRos1.pri, whole genome shotgun sequence:
- the zfyve27 gene encoding protrudin isoform X1, with product MTMHGVSQDPSQGAGEGGELVHTLSKETPGSPDASELGSPRCTPNFDLFNMVVSYKRMALFLEPVADAVELARFLLGWKMPVCSLLVCVFLNVFFCTVNEVGWFTVGVVALCVPAALGYLQDRCGGRASEAELQKRHYHAVHRRDLQTVHLTKQEAMLEVKDLLKHLDDMLSSACLSAEAIYKVLYWDNHNKSSRFYGGMVILVCLLYVAPVGWVLAGLNSAIFLWNRDFCRVLLDLRKLFHMGQSQASEGVSEEQDQGNLLDRTPTPTSLEDLSPGSVEEAEEAEPDDEFKDAIEEHSMSLQEDDDGPLGPPEYDTISENGLLSRNEPIRSKVSKLTEKLRKRYPTTSTGNCSSCNAVFSVLKKRRNCSNCGNSFCSRCCSFKVLRSCMGATAPEAQRETVFVCAACNSSLIKLQ from the exons ATGACAATGCACGGTGTGTCCCAGGACCCCTCACAGGGTGCAGGGGAAGGGGGGGAGCTGGTACACACATTATCTAAAGAGACCCCCGGATCTCCAGATGCATCTGAGTTGGGGAGCCCGCGCTGTACTCCAAACTTTGACCTCTTCAACATGGTTGTGTCCTATAAGAGAATGGCTCTGTTTCTAGAACCAGTTGCAGATGCAGTGGAGCTGGCCCGCTTCCTGCTCGG ctGGAAGATGCCTGTGTGCTCTCTGctcgtctgtgtgtttctcaatGTCTTCTTCTGCACCGTTAATGAAG TGGGTTGGTTCACAGTGGGTGTGGTGGCTCTGTGTGTGCCAGCTGCCCTGGGTTACCTGCAGGACAGGTGTGGGGGCAGAGCCTCAGAAGCTGAGCTTCAGAAGAGGCATTACCACGCAGTGCACCGCAGAGACCTGCAGACAGTTCATCTCACCAAACAGGAGGCCATGCTGGAAGTCAAAGACCT GTTGAAGCACCTGGACGACATgctgtcctctgcctgcctgtcagcaGAAGCTATTTACAAGGTCCTGTACTGGGATAATCACAACAAGTCATCAAG GTTCTATGGAGGGATGGTAATATTGGTGTGTCTGCTCTACGTGGCTCCTGTGGGATGGGTGCTCGCTGGGCTCAATAGCGCCATCTTCCTGTGGAACAGAGACTTCTGCAGAG TTTTGTTGGACCTTAGGAAGCTGTTCCACATGGGCCAGTCCCAGGCCTCAGAGGGGGTGAGTGAAGAACAGGACCAGGGCAACTTATTGGACAGGACCCCCACACCGACTAGCCTGGAG GACCTGTCTCCTGGCAGTGTGGAGGAAGCTGAGGAGGCAGAGCCTGATGATGAATTCAAGGATGCCATTGAG GAGCATTCAATGTCCCTGCAG GAGGATGACGACGGGCCTCTCGGACCTCCAGAGTATGACACCATCTCTGAAAATGGACTGTTGAGCCGCAACGAACCAATACGCAGCAAGGTGTCCAAACTGACGGAGAAACTGCGTAAACGCTACCCCACCACCAGCACAG GCAACTGTTCTAGCTGCAATGCCGTCTTCTCAGTGCTGAAGAAAAGG AGGAACTGCAGTAACTGTGGCAACAGCTTCTGTTCCCGATGCTGCTCCTTCAAAGTGCTGAGATCATGCATGGGCGCAACAG CTCCGGAGGCccagagagagactgtgtttgtttgtgctgcctgTAATTCCTCTCTCATCAAGTTACAATGA
- the zfyve27 gene encoding protrudin isoform X2 codes for MTMHGVSQDPSQGAGEGGELVHTLSKETPGSPDASELGSPRCTPNFDLFNMVVSYKRMALFLEPVADAVELARFLLGWKMPVCSLLVCVFLNVFFCTVNEVGWFTVGVVALCVPAALGYLQDRCGGRASEAELQKRHYHAVHRRDLQTVHLTKQEAMLEVKDLLKHLDDMLSSACLSAEAIYKVLYWDNHNKSSRFYGGMVILVCLLYVAPVGWVLAGLNSAIFLWNRDFCRVLLDLRKLFHMGQSQASEGVSEEQDQGNLLDRTPTPTSLEDLSPGSVEEAEEAEPDDEFKDAIEEDDDGPLGPPEYDTISENGLLSRNEPIRSKVSKLTEKLRKRYPTTSTGNCSSCNAVFSVLKKRRNCSNCGNSFCSRCCSFKVLRSCMGATAPEAQRETVFVCAACNSSLIKLQ; via the exons ATGACAATGCACGGTGTGTCCCAGGACCCCTCACAGGGTGCAGGGGAAGGGGGGGAGCTGGTACACACATTATCTAAAGAGACCCCCGGATCTCCAGATGCATCTGAGTTGGGGAGCCCGCGCTGTACTCCAAACTTTGACCTCTTCAACATGGTTGTGTCCTATAAGAGAATGGCTCTGTTTCTAGAACCAGTTGCAGATGCAGTGGAGCTGGCCCGCTTCCTGCTCGG ctGGAAGATGCCTGTGTGCTCTCTGctcgtctgtgtgtttctcaatGTCTTCTTCTGCACCGTTAATGAAG TGGGTTGGTTCACAGTGGGTGTGGTGGCTCTGTGTGTGCCAGCTGCCCTGGGTTACCTGCAGGACAGGTGTGGGGGCAGAGCCTCAGAAGCTGAGCTTCAGAAGAGGCATTACCACGCAGTGCACCGCAGAGACCTGCAGACAGTTCATCTCACCAAACAGGAGGCCATGCTGGAAGTCAAAGACCT GTTGAAGCACCTGGACGACATgctgtcctctgcctgcctgtcagcaGAAGCTATTTACAAGGTCCTGTACTGGGATAATCACAACAAGTCATCAAG GTTCTATGGAGGGATGGTAATATTGGTGTGTCTGCTCTACGTGGCTCCTGTGGGATGGGTGCTCGCTGGGCTCAATAGCGCCATCTTCCTGTGGAACAGAGACTTCTGCAGAG TTTTGTTGGACCTTAGGAAGCTGTTCCACATGGGCCAGTCCCAGGCCTCAGAGGGGGTGAGTGAAGAACAGGACCAGGGCAACTTATTGGACAGGACCCCCACACCGACTAGCCTGGAG GACCTGTCTCCTGGCAGTGTGGAGGAAGCTGAGGAGGCAGAGCCTGATGATGAATTCAAGGATGCCATTGAG GAGGATGACGACGGGCCTCTCGGACCTCCAGAGTATGACACCATCTCTGAAAATGGACTGTTGAGCCGCAACGAACCAATACGCAGCAAGGTGTCCAAACTGACGGAGAAACTGCGTAAACGCTACCCCACCACCAGCACAG GCAACTGTTCTAGCTGCAATGCCGTCTTCTCAGTGCTGAAGAAAAGG AGGAACTGCAGTAACTGTGGCAACAGCTTCTGTTCCCGATGCTGCTCCTTCAAAGTGCTGAGATCATGCATGGGCGCAACAG CTCCGGAGGCccagagagagactgtgtttgtttgtgctgcctgTAATTCCTCTCTCATCAAGTTACAATGA